A genomic stretch from Aedes albopictus strain Foshan chromosome 2, AalbF5, whole genome shotgun sequence includes:
- the LOC109404955 gene encoding uncharacterized protein LOC109404955 — protein sequence MEASLFRRIGTVYFVLCFSAMAFAAIAYFRRVTARYEEACVESCEHGMVDLVLLASCTTVCVLSTFFLVFVLVGIRDKAPGHITFNKIFMLVRNCVLAVRWIYEIIEVTIYHIHDDGQGNTGDTVITNSVLLVVVLVVITPVEMYVLSGIERDTRQRLRERESKKENCANGDASVCVEMMPLDGKS from the exons ATGGAGGCAAGCTTGTTCCGTCGGATTGGCACCGTCTATTTTGTGCTTTGCTTCAGCGCCATGGCATTTGCCGCCATTGCCTACTTCCGAAGGGTAACCGCCCGCTACGAGGAGGCTTGCGTCGAATCCTGTGAACATG GTATGGTGGACTTGGTGCTGCTTGCGAGTTGTACGACAGTCTGTGTCCTATCGACGTTCTTCCTTGTTTTTGTGCTGGTTGGAATTCGTGAC AAAGCACCGGGTCACATCACATTCAACAAGATATTTATGCTGGTACGCAACTGCGTGCTGGCGGTCCGATGGATTTACGAAATCATCGAGGTGACGATCTATCACATCCACGACGACGGCCAAGGGAATACGGGCGACACGGTGATTACGAATTCGGTGCTTCTCGTTGTTGTGCTAGTGG TCATTACACCAGTGGAGATGTACGTTCTGAGCGGAATCGAGCGTGACACCAGACAAAGACTTCGTGAAAGGGAGTCCAAGAAGGAGAACTGTGCGAATGGCGATGCCAGCGTATGTGTCGAAATGATGCCCCTGGATGGCAAAAGTTAG